From Campylobacter upsaliensis, the proteins below share one genomic window:
- a CDS encoding c-type cytochrome, with protein sequence MRGILFVFLSLNLGFCADFITPKEYAKMLYENPRGISCKKCHGADGSGQILGYYTHKDKKKAYEIPNIQNLSFERFKEALTKEQDVKSIMPTYSLTNDEIITLYNYIKQVSKEK encoded by the coding sequence ATGAGGGGTATTTTATTTGTTTTTTTGAGCTTAAATTTAGGTTTTTGTGCGGATTTTATCACCCCAAAAGAATATGCAAAAATGCTTTATGAAAATCCAAGAGGCATTAGCTGTAAAAAATGCCACGGAGCCGATGGAAGTGGGCAAATTTTGGGCTATTACACGCATAAAGATAAAAAAAAGGCTTATGAAATTCCAAATATTCAAAATTTAAGCTTTGAGCGTTTTAAGGAGGCTTTGACTAAGGAGCAAGATGTTAAGTCCATAATGCCAACTTACTCATTAACTAATGATGAGATAATAACTTTATATAATTATATCAAACAAGTTAGCAAGGAGAAATAA
- the pglD gene encoding UDP-N-acetylbacillosamine N-acetyltransferase — protein sequence MERTKKIYIYGAGGHGLVCADVAFNMGYEEVIFLDDYKGLAFSKELEKFDIFISIGTNEIRAKISQKVEQYGFNIVNLIHKSAIISPSAKIAKSGVLIMPKVVINAKANIGKGVILNTACVIEHECEIGDFSHISVGAKCAGNVKVGKLCFMGINSAILPNLSLCEGSVLGGGALLAKNALKQGIYVGVPAKMREV from the coding sequence ATGGAAAGAACTAAGAAAATTTACATTTATGGAGCAGGCGGACACGGGCTTGTGTGCGCGGATGTCGCTTTTAATATGGGCTATGAGGAAGTAATATTTTTGGACGATTATAAAGGCTTGGCATTTAGTAAAGAGCTTGAGAAATTTGATATTTTTATTAGTATAGGCACTAATGAAATTCGTGCAAAAATTAGTCAAAAAGTCGAACAATACGGCTTTAATATAGTGAATTTAATCCATAAAAGTGCCATTATTAGCCCTAGTGCTAAAATAGCAAAAAGCGGGGTTTTGATTATGCCAAAAGTTGTGATTAATGCTAAGGCTAACATAGGAAAAGGCGTAATTTTAAATACGGCTTGTGTGATTGAGCACGAGTGTGAGATAGGAGATTTTTCTCATATTAGCGTGGGGGCGAAGTGTGCTGGAAATGTCAAGGTAGGAAAGCTTTGCTTTATGGGGATCAATTCTGCCATTTTGCCGAATTTAAGCTTGTGTGAGGGGAGTGTTTTAGGTGGAGGCGCACTTTTAGCTAAAAATGCTCTAAAACAAGGCATTTATGTGGGTGTTCCTGCGAAGATGAGGGAAGTATGA
- the pglC gene encoding undecaprenyl phosphate N,N'-diacetylbacillosamine 1-phosphate transferase yields the protein MYENVIKRAFDFSLALVLLILFSPLILLTALLLKITQKSVIFTQLRPGKDEKPFVIYKFKTMSDERDERGELLPDELRLKSFGKLVRSLSLDELLQLFNVLKGDMSFVGPRPLLMEYLSLYNARQKLRHRVRPGITGWAQVNGRNNISWEKKFELDVYYVENISFFLDLKILFLTAFKVLKRSGINKEGQATTEKFNGKN from the coding sequence ATGTATGAAAATGTGATAAAAAGGGCGTTTGATTTTAGTTTAGCCTTAGTGCTTTTGATACTTTTTTCTCCTCTTATTTTACTGACAGCTTTACTTCTTAAAATCACACAAAAAAGCGTGATTTTCACGCAGCTTAGACCGGGAAAAGATGAAAAGCCCTTTGTGATTTATAAATTTAAAACGATGAGTGATGAAAGAGATGAAAGGGGTGAGCTTTTACCCGATGAATTACGCTTAAAGTCCTTTGGTAAGCTTGTAAGAAGCCTTAGTTTAGATGAGCTTTTACAACTTTTTAATGTGCTAAAAGGGGATATGAGTTTTGTAGGACCTAGACCTTTATTAATGGAGTATTTAAGTCTTTATAATGCAAGGCAAAAATTAAGACATAGGGTAAGACCGGGCATTACAGGCTGGGCACAGGTCAATGGGCGTAATAATATCTCTTGGGAGAAAAAATTCGAACTTGATGTGTATTATGTGGAAAATATCTCCTTTTTTTTGGATTTAAAAATTCTTTTTTTAACTGCCTTTAAGGTGCTAAAACGAAGCGGGATTAATAAAGAAGGACAAGCCACAACGGAGAAATTTAATGGAAAGAACTAA
- the pglA gene encoding N,N'-diacetylbacillosaminyl-diphospho-undecaprenol alpha-1,3-N-acetylgalactosaminyltransferase — translation MRVGFLSHAGASVYHFRAPIIKALKARGDEVFILVPNDEYAKRLEELECPIIFYDLKRSSLNPFVVIKNFLHLKKVLQGLKLDLLQTSAHKSNTFGIFAAHFAKIPYKFALVEGLGSFYIDTSFKSALVRLNINFLYKLAFKIASKFIFVNESNAKFMRDLGLKEEKICVIKSVGINLKKFFPLPISKEQKHTFLNTHKMPDKPLVLMVARALWHKGVREFYEAAELLKERANFIFVGGRDDNISCASMEFLKNKAVFYLGARSDVVDLIRLCDVFVLPSYKEGFPVTIMEAKACAKACVVSDCEGCVEAVSNAYDGLWAKTGDAIDLSEKISLLLDDEKLRANLAQNAAKEALKYDENEIARKYLKLYDESVKNV, via the coding sequence ATGAGAGTAGGATTTTTAAGCCACGCGGGTGCTAGCGTGTATCATTTTAGAGCACCTATTATCAAGGCTTTAAAGGCTAGGGGTGATGAGGTGTTTATCTTGGTGCCAAATGATGAGTATGCTAAGAGGCTTGAAGAGCTTGAATGTCCCATTATCTTTTATGATTTAAAACGCTCAAGCCTTAATCCTTTCGTGGTGATAAAAAATTTCTTACACCTTAAAAAAGTGCTTCAAGGCTTAAAGCTAGATCTCTTGCAAACAAGTGCGCATAAAAGTAATACCTTTGGAATTTTCGCCGCACATTTTGCTAAAATCCCCTATAAATTCGCACTTGTTGAGGGACTTGGCTCTTTTTATATCGATACGAGTTTTAAGAGTGCTTTAGTGCGTTTAAATATTAATTTTCTTTATAAACTAGCCTTTAAAATTGCGAGCAAATTTATCTTTGTTAATGAAAGCAATGCTAAATTTATGAGAGATTTAGGTTTAAAAGAGGAAAAAATTTGCGTGATTAAGTCTGTTGGCATTAATCTTAAAAAATTCTTTCCCTTGCCTATCTCAAAAGAGCAAAAACACACCTTTTTAAACACGCACAAAATGCCTGATAAACCTCTAGTTTTAATGGTAGCTAGAGCTTTGTGGCATAAGGGCGTGAGAGAATTTTACGAAGCGGCAGAACTTTTAAAAGAAAGAGCGAATTTTATCTTTGTGGGAGGGCGTGATGATAATATCTCTTGTGCGAGTATGGAATTTCTTAAAAATAAAGCGGTGTTTTACTTGGGTGCTAGGAGTGATGTGGTTGATTTAATAAGGCTTTGCGATGTGTTTGTTTTGCCAAGTTATAAGGAGGGCTTTCCTGTTACTATTATGGAGGCTAAGGCTTGTGCTAAGGCTTGTGTGGTGAGTGATTGCGAGGGGTGCGTGGAGGCTGTTTCTAACGCTTATGATGGGCTTTGGGCAAAAACAGGCGATGCGATAGATTTAAGCGAAAAAATTAGCCTACTTTTAGATGATGAAAAATTAAGAGCGAATTTAGCACAAAATGCCGCCAAAGAAGCCTTAAAATACGATGAAAATGAGATAGCTAGGAAGTATCTAAAACTTTATGATGAAAGTGTAAAAAATGTATGA